The following are encoded together in the Flavobacterium haoranii genome:
- a CDS encoding class I SAM-dependent methyltransferase → MKDLFGKAILDFQTNNNPEDLITETSISEADEMSVAYLFRDYNEMPKMEQKALQLAKGKVLDVGCGAGSHSLYLQNERNLDVTSIDISANAIEACQLRGLKKAFVQDVMKIDAESLQHDKYDTILLLMNGAGMCGKLKNISKFLVKLKSLLNEGGQILLDSSDIIYMFDEDEDGGKWIPTDVDYYGEVVFDISYKGEKEEPFNWMYIDYNTLQNAAHANGLQCELILEGEHFDYLAKISV, encoded by the coding sequence ATGAAAGATTTATTCGGAAAAGCCATTTTAGATTTCCAAACCAATAATAATCCTGAAGATTTAATTACTGAAACTTCAATTAGTGAAGCTGATGAAATGAGTGTTGCGTATTTGTTTCGTGATTATAACGAAATGCCAAAAATGGAACAAAAAGCATTACAATTGGCAAAAGGAAAAGTGCTTGATGTAGGTTGCGGCGCGGGAAGTCATAGTCTGTATTTACAAAACGAAAGAAATCTTGATGTCACTTCTATTGATATTTCAGCAAATGCCATTGAAGCTTGTCAACTTCGAGGCTTAAAAAAAGCTTTCGTTCAAGATGTAATGAAGATAGATGCTGAAAGTCTTCAGCATGACAAATATGACACTATTTTATTATTGATGAATGGTGCTGGAATGTGTGGCAAACTGAAAAACATTTCGAAGTTTTTAGTAAAACTGAAATCACTTTTGAACGAAGGCGGTCAAATTCTATTAGATTCTTCTGATATTATTTATATGTTTGACGAAGATGAAGATGGCGGAAAATGGATCCCTACTGATGTGGATTATTATGGTGAAGTAGTTTTTGATATTTCTTATAAAGGTGAAAAAGAAGAACCATTTAATTGGATGTACATCGATTATAATACGTTACAAAATGCGGCTCATGCTAATGGTTTACAATGTGAACTAATTCTTGAAGGAGAACATTTTGATTATTTAGCGAAAATATCAGTTTAA
- a CDS encoding Crp/Fnr family transcriptional regulator, whose amino-acid sequence MLLNAGEISKYSYFVNEGILRSFTINDNIVEHILSFACADWWIGDMYSLISKKPGHLFIEVIEDAELVLLSRENQEELFHKIPKLERFFRILIENSLVANQERLMDNLSLTAEERFEKFCQKYPSLMASIPQKYIAAYIGVTPEFFSKMKSKMLRNNSF is encoded by the coding sequence ATGCTTTTAAATGCGGGCGAAATCAGCAAGTATTCCTATTTTGTTAACGAAGGTATTTTAAGAAGTTTTACCATAAACGATAATATTGTTGAACATATTTTAAGTTTTGCTTGTGCTGATTGGTGGATTGGCGATATGTATAGTTTAATTTCCAAAAAACCAGGACATTTATTCATCGAAGTTATTGAAGATGCCGAATTAGTTTTACTTTCCCGTGAAAATCAAGAAGAATTATTTCATAAAATTCCAAAACTTGAACGTTTTTTCAGAATATTAATTGAAAATTCATTAGTTGCCAATCAAGAACGCTTAATGGATAATTTAAGTTTAACAGCTGAAGAACGCTTTGAAAAATTTTGTCAAAAATACCCGAGCTTAATGGCTAGCATTCCTCAAAAATATATAGCAGCATATATAGGTGTTACGCCCGAGTTTTTTAGTAAGATGAAATCTAAAATGCTAAGAAACAATTCCTTTTAA